One Pleurocapsa sp. PCC 7327 DNA segment encodes these proteins:
- a CDS encoding RNA-guided endonuclease TnpB family protein: MTQALFVRCKLIVPVEFRHQIDETLSGFAAACNYILDVAKQEKCWHTTKLHHKVYKATREQTGLKANHVCQAIRRVIGNAKAVKQIHKFRPTSISLDARTFKYVEEKQQVGITLKSGRVNFGLAIGGYQVALLRGQVPTSATLSKTRGGDYYINIVVEIPTQPTGKTPKVLEVDLGIRDTATTSTGKFWDGKQLRETRAKYSRVRASIQSKRSKASKRLLRRLSGKERRMMAWVNHNISKQLVNDGSKLVAAIAFEDLTGIRQRAIVRKSQLREHNSWAFYQLRLFTEYKAAVAGIPIVLVDPRYTSKTCNCCKVIGNRDGKVFRCLNLNCGWTGDADHNGALNISALGAAVNQPGISTMFCSLEQTVLGIKPSRYNPAGCSGG, translated from the coding sequence ATGACACAAGCCCTGTTTGTAAGATGCAAGTTGATAGTCCCTGTTGAGTTTCGCCATCAAATTGACGAAACACTCTCTGGATTTGCTGCTGCTTGCAATTACATTCTGGATGTGGCGAAACAAGAAAAGTGTTGGCATACAACTAAGCTTCACCACAAAGTCTACAAAGCTACTAGGGAGCAAACTGGGCTGAAAGCCAACCATGTCTGTCAGGCTATTAGACGGGTTATTGGCAATGCCAAAGCCGTTAAACAGATTCACAAATTTAGACCTACCAGTATTAGTTTGGATGCTCGAACATTCAAGTACGTTGAGGAGAAGCAACAAGTAGGAATAACCTTGAAGTCTGGGCGAGTTAATTTCGGCTTGGCAATTGGCGGTTATCAAGTTGCACTGCTTAGAGGTCAAGTTCCGACCAGTGCGACATTGAGCAAAACTAGGGGGGGAGATTACTACATCAACATCGTGGTAGAAATCCCTACTCAACCCACGGGTAAGACTCCTAAAGTTTTGGAAGTTGACCTTGGTATTCGTGACACTGCTACCACTAGTACGGGAAAATTTTGGGACGGGAAACAACTTAGAGAAACCCGTGCAAAATATTCTCGCGTCAGAGCGTCTATTCAATCCAAACGCAGCAAGGCCTCTAAAAGATTGCTTCGCAGGCTCTCTGGGAAAGAAAGACGCATGATGGCTTGGGTTAACCACAATATTAGCAAACAGCTTGTAAACGATGGGTCCAAACTGGTTGCAGCTATTGCTTTTGAAGACCTTACAGGGATTAGGCAACGAGCTATAGTTAGGAAGTCTCAACTCCGAGAGCATAATTCGTGGGCTTTTTACCAGTTGAGACTGTTTACAGAATATAAGGCTGCTGTTGCTGGTATTCCAATTGTGTTGGTTGACCCCAGATATACATCTAAGACCTGTAACTGTTGCAAGGTAATTGGCAACCGAGACGGCAAAGTCTTTCGTTGTCTGAACTTGAATTGTGGTTGGACTGGAGATGCTGACCATAACGGAGCTTTGAATATTTCGGCTCTTGGGGCTGCTGTAAATCAGCCTGGAATCTCGACTATGTTTTGTTCGTTGGAACAGACTGTGTTAGGGATCAAGCCGTCCCGCTACAACCCTGCGGGTTGTAGCGGCGGGTAG